The following are from one region of the Magallana gigas chromosome 4, xbMagGiga1.1, whole genome shotgun sequence genome:
- the LOC105317261 gene encoding angiopoietin-related protein 6 isoform X2: MQMHRFVLLSAIILLQCCWGVFSISLVKESSFKFKDCGHVRSKGFMKNGTYTLWMNDTTPFKVHCEHGASTSYTMILRRQDGSLSFYQPFQYYQIGFGHPQYEYWAGLNAIYYLTYTGNTILTINMQDWHGNNRNVRYSHFSVSPAPYFQLNIYGFQGDVPDDLSHNNGAYFATYDRPDPNQCAAHQKGGWWYNYCTFALPTGQYYHGGPYTPTGGYYDGIYWKDWLGYGYSLKFLSMTLSNA, from the exons ATGCAGATGCATCGATTTGTTTTGCTGAGTGCGATAATTCTCCTTCAGTGTTGTTGGGGAGTTTTTTCTATAAGCCTTGTAAAGGAGTCATCGTTTAAGTTTAAAG ACTGTGGACATGTGCGATCAAAAGGATTCATGAAAAATGGAACATACACGTTATGGATGAACGACACCACACCTTTCAAG GTCCATTGTGAACATGGAGCCAGTACCTCCTATACAATGATTCTTCGCCGACAAGACGGATCTCTCAGCTTTTACCAACCCTTTCAATACTATCAGATCGGGTTCGGTCATCCACAGTATGAATACTGGGCGGGACTGAATGCAATTTATTACTTGACCTACACTG GTAACACTATCCTAACAATCAACATGCAGGATTGGCATGGGAACAACCGGAACGTGCGCTACAGCCATTTCTCTGTCTCTCCCGCGCCTTACTTCCAGTTGAACATATACGGGTTCCAGGGGGATGTTCCGGATGATTTGTCTCATAACAACGGGGCGTATTTCGCTACCTACGACAGGCCTGACCCTAACCAGTGCGCAGCCCACCAGAAAGGCGGTTGGTGGTACAACTACTGCACCTTCGCCCTGCCCACCGGGCAGTACTATCACGGGGGACCCTACACCCCCACAGGCGGATACTACGATGGCATATATTGGAAGGACTGGCTAGGATATGGATATTCTCTCAAATTCTTATCCATGACCCTTTCAAATGCCTAG
- the LOC105317261 gene encoding angiopoietin-related protein 6 isoform X1, with protein sequence MQMHRFVLLSAIILLQCCWGVFSISLVKESSFKFKDCGHVRSKGFMKNGTYTLWMNDTTPFKVHCEHGASTSYTMILRRQDGSLSFYQPFQYYQIGFGHPQYEYWAGLNAIYYLTYTGNTVLTINMQDWHGNNRNVRYSHFSVSPAPYFQLNIFGFQGDVPDDLSHNNRANFATYDRPDPNQCAAHQKGGWWYNYCTFALPTGQYYHGGPYTPTGGYYDGIYWKDWLGYGYSLKFLSMTLSNA encoded by the exons ATGCAGATGCATCGATTTGTTTTGCTGAGTGCGATAATTCTCCTTCAGTGTTGTTGGGGAGTTTTTTCTATAAGCCTTGTAAAGGAGTCATCGTTTAAGTTTAAAG ACTGTGGACATGTGCGATCAAAAGGATTCATGAAAAATGGAACATACACGTTATGGATGAACGACACCACACCTTTCAAG GTCCATTGTGAACATGGAGCCAGTACCTCCTATACAATGATTCTTCGCCGACAAGACGGATCTCTCAGCTTTTACCAACCCTTTCAATACTATCAGATCGGGTTCGGTCATCCACAGTATGAATACTGGGCGGGACTGAATGCAATTTATTACTTGACCTACACTG GCAACACTGTCCTGACAATCAACATGCAGGATTGGCATGGGAACAACCGGAACGTGCGCTACAGCCATTTCTCTGTCTCTCCCGCGCCTTACTTCCAGTTGAACATTTTCGGGTTCCAGGGGGATGTTCCGGATGATTTGTCTCATAACAACAGGGCGAATTTCGCTACCTACGACAGGCCTGACCCTAACCAGTGCGCAGCCCACCAGAAAGGCGGTTGGTGGTACAACTACTGCACCTTCGCCCTGCCCACCGGGCAGTACTATCACGGGGGACCCTACACCCCCACTGGCGGGTACTACGATGGCATATATTGGAAGGACTGGCTAGGATATGGATATTCTCTCAAATTCTTATCCATGACCCTTTCAAATGCCTAG
- the LOC105317269 gene encoding uncharacterized protein, translating to MDNFDMDESDAFFNSCRTRALHDFNDVLEQSLELSKDVLDALVENQLISNHVKDMLSGPSLDNEAKVQGVLFNIKKSVTEDKFNRFLSVIENTGLRHVAKAIWRSYSERANVYEPKLKHVGCQTEIHIQTKLPIRERQKLCRIYDKLQKGLKRKPRRIYFDEPRPDENSIRIEDVDREIDKLLELFHEQIHYIGKFCDKLGLEGKELPTIGQEIEKLVEKCKGLENKVNSMSVDKLFNEYLNNEGSSTSESSFSSAIQRPRISGNFRTSSPFMTSDLHRQHGSHEHARLKRKDSTKPGKNQLEVKQEDENNDYFLSVHPNLSPRTPRKNGIRANTTKTSVIMQSHFDLYERLLLQPTAKDNAPTSSRVIYTSNNFVAKNVEPNRIQNVAHTHEVFDNAKSRVPSNSKNLATKKELNRITISKGLHAHEENGKVEFSKTSNSKARKQMTRMNFRRSSQQY from the exons ATGGACAATTTTGACATGGACGAGTCGGATGCTTTCTTTAACTCTTGCCGCACGAGGGCGCTTCACGATTTTAATGACGTTTTGGAGCAATCGTTAGAGTTGTCCAAGGATGTTCTAGATGCGTTGGTTGAGAATCAGTTGATTTCTAACCATGTCAAGGATATGCTAAGTGGG CCATCTCTGGACAACGAGGCCAAAGTTCAAGGCGTTTTGTTCAACATTAAGAAGAGTGTGACAGAGGACAAGTTTAACAGGTTCCTCAGCGTCATCGAGAACACAGGGCTGAGACACGTCGCGAAGGCAATATGGAGAAGTTACTCCGAGAGAGCCAACGTGTACGAGCCTAAACTGAAACATG TGGGATGTCAAACAGAAATTCATATTCAAACAAAACTCCCGATAAGGGAGCGCCAGAAACTCTGTCGAATCTACGACAAACTCCAGAAGGGGCTTAAAAGAAAACCTCGACGAATTTACTTCGACGAACCTCGACCAGACGAGAATTCGATACGTATAGAAGATGTGGACCGGGAGATTGATAAACTCTTGGAACTGTTCCACGAGCAAATTCATTACATAGGGAAGTTTTGTGATAAGCTGGGCCTCGAAGGTAAAGAATTACCGACGATTGGACAAGAGATAGAAAAACTGGTGGAGAAATGTAAAGGACTCGAAAACAAAGTGAACAGCATGTCTGTAGATAAACTATTCAACGAGTATCTAAATAACGAGGGATCGAGCACAAGCGAGTCGTCATTCTCCAGTGCAATCCAACGACCGAGAATTTCAGGAAACTTTCGGACGAGTTCCCCGTTTATGACGTCAGATCTGCACAGACAACATGGTTCTCACGAACACGCACGACTGAAACGAAAAGACAGTACTAAGCCAGGGAAAAATCAGCTCGAGGTCAAACAAGAGGACGAAAACAACGATTATTTTCTATCTGTTCATCCGAATCTTTCGCCACGAACACCTCGAAAGAACGGGATCCGCGCCAATACGACAAAGACAAGCGTCATCATGCAGTCGCATTTCGATCTGTATGAACGTCTGCTTCTTCAGCCGACCGCAAAAGACAATGCCCCGACTTCGTCTCGTGTTATTTATACTTCTAACAATTTTGTTGCGAAAAATGTGGAACCGAATCGCATTCAAAATGTTGCGCATACACACGAAGTATTTGACAATGCAAAATCTAGGGTTCCTTCAAACTCTAAAAATCTGGCtacaaaaaaagaattgaatcGTATAACAATAAGCAAAGGATTGCATGCGCACGAAGAGAATGGGAAAGTTGAGTTTTCGAAAACTTCTAATTCAAAGGCGCGTAAGCAAATGACAAGAATGAATTTTCGCCGCTCATCACAACaatattaa